A section of the Methanocaldococcus sp. FS406-22 genome encodes:
- the sppA gene encoding signal peptide peptidase SppA has product MKKIYIILLILFIILISLVGVSILLVISLSGENIDLFGGEKIAKVYLCNEIYFDYNQDDSLFPETKKDARYYINLLDKLEKDDSVKGVLLIVNSPGGEVIASEKLARKVEELAKKKPVVVYVEGLDASGAYMVSAPADYIVAEKHSIVGSIGVRMDLIHYYGLMKKLGINVTTIKAGKYKDIGSPFRPMTKEEKEYLQKMINETYMDFVKWVAEHRHLSINYTLKIADGKIYTGEDAKKVGLVDEVGTEETALKKLEELANVSNPEIVEYGLEENRGLFGLDYIAYYLGYGIGKGIGEVLYGMEKINGRVELLS; this is encoded by the coding sequence ATGAAAAAAATCTATATCATCCTTCTAATTCTTTTTATAATTTTAATTAGTTTAGTAGGAGTAAGTATATTGTTAGTTATAAGTTTATCAGGAGAAAATATTGATTTGTTTGGTGGGGAAAAAATAGCCAAGGTTTATTTATGCAATGAAATCTATTTTGACTATAATCAAGATGATAGCCTCTTCCCAGAAACTAAAAAAGATGCAAGGTATTATATAAATTTATTAGATAAATTAGAAAAAGATGATTCAGTTAAAGGTGTTTTATTAATTGTTAATTCTCCTGGAGGGGAAGTTATAGCAAGTGAAAAATTAGCAAGGAAAGTTGAAGAATTGGCAAAGAAAAAGCCAGTGGTTGTTTATGTTGAGGGTTTAGATGCTTCTGGGGCTTATATGGTTTCAGCTCCTGCAGATTATATAGTTGCTGAAAAACACTCAATAGTTGGAAGTATTGGAGTTAGGATGGATTTAATTCACTACTATGGATTAATGAAAAAACTTGGAATAAATGTAACTACAATAAAAGCTGGGAAGTATAAGGATATTGGTTCTCCATTTAGACCAATGACTAAAGAAGAAAAGGAATATTTGCAAAAGATGATAAATGAAACATACATGGATTTTGTCAAATGGGTGGCAGAGCATAGGCATTTAAGCATAAATTACACCTTAAAAATAGCAGATGGGAAAATATACACTGGAGAGGATGCTAAAAAAGTTGGATTGGTTGATGAGGTTGGAACTGAAGAAACTGCTTTGAAAAAATTGGAAGAACTTGCCAATGTCTCAAATCCTGAAATTGTTGAGTATGGTTTAGAGGAAAATAGGGGACTATTTGGACTTGACTATATTGCATACTATTTAGGCTATGGAATTGGAAAAGGAATTGGAGAAGTTTTATATGGAATGGAAAAAATTAATGGAAGAGTTGAGTTATTGAGCTGA
- the pheA gene encoding prephenate dehydratase: MDKTIIYTLPKGTYSEIATKKFLDYIDGNYKIDYCNSIYDVFEKVDNNGLGVVPIENSIEGSVSLTQDLLLQFKDIKILGELALDIHHNLIGYDKNKIKTVISHPQALAQCRNYIKKHGWDVKAVESTAKAVKIVAESKDETLGAIGSKESAEYYNLKILDENIEDYKNNRTRFILIGRDVKFKILPKSYKVSIVFELKEDKPGALYHILKEFADRNINLTRIESRPSKKRLGAYIFYIDFEDSKEKLEDILNALERHTTFIILLGRYPVFD, translated from the coding sequence ATGGATAAAACGATAATCTATACATTACCAAAAGGAACTTATAGCGAGATAGCCACAAAGAAATTTTTAGACTACATTGATGGCAATTACAAAATAGATTACTGCAATTCCATATATGATGTGTTTGAAAAGGTAGATAACAATGGCTTAGGAGTAGTTCCAATAGAAAACTCTATTGAAGGATCTGTATCTCTAACTCAAGATTTGTTATTGCAATTTAAAGATATTAAGATATTGGGGGAATTGGCTTTAGATATACACCACAATTTAATTGGCTATGATAAAAATAAAATAAAAACTGTTATTTCCCATCCACAGGCATTGGCTCAATGCAGAAACTACATAAAAAAACATGGCTGGGATGTTAAAGCAGTGGAAAGCACAGCTAAGGCCGTGAAAATTGTTGCTGAAAGTAAAGATGAAACTTTAGGGGCTATCGGTTCAAAAGAGTCAGCAGAATATTATAACTTAAAAATATTAGATGAAAATATTGAGGATTATAAAAATAATAGAACGAGATTTATTTTAATTGGCAGAGATGTGAAATTCAAAATACTTCCAAAAAGTTATAAGGTTTCAATTGTTTTTGAATTAAAAGAAGATAAACCAGGAGCTTTGTATCATATTTTGAAGGAGTTTGCTGATAGAAATATAAACTTAACAAGAATTGAGTCAAGACCTTCAAAAAAGAGATTGGGAGCTTATATATTTTACATTGACTTTGAAGATAGCAAGGAAAAGTTAGAAGATATTTTAAATGCTTTAGAAAGGCATACAACCTTTATTATTCTTTTAGGAAGGTATCCTGTTTTTGATTAA
- the pfdA gene encoding prefoldin subunit alpha, protein MANEVLDINEAVRAYIAQIEGLRAEIGRLDATIATLRQSLATLKGLKTLGEGKTVLVPVGSIAQVEMKVEKMDKVVVSVGQNISAELEYEEALKYIEDEIKKLLAFRLVLEQAIAELYAKIEDLIAEAQQTPEEEKAEEEENEKNSE, encoded by the coding sequence ATGGCAAATGAAGTCTTAGACATAAATGAAGCCGTTAGAGCATACATAGCTCAGATTGAAGGTCTAAGAGCTGAAATTGGAAGATTGGATGCGACAATAGCGACATTGAGACAGTCATTAGCAACATTAAAAGGTTTAAAAACCTTAGGAGAGGGAAAAACTGTCTTAGTCCCTGTCGGTAGTATAGCTCAAGTAGAGATGAAAGTTGAAAAAATGGACAAGGTTGTTGTTTCAGTTGGGCAGAATATATCTGCAGAGTTAGAGTATGAAGAGGCATTGAAATATATTGAAGATGAAATTAAAAAGCTGTTGGCATTTAGATTAGTCTTAGAGCAGGCAATTGCTGAATTGTATGCAAAAATAGAGGATTTAATTGCAGAAGCTCAGCAAACACCTGAGGAAGAAAAAGCAGAAGAGGAAGAAAATGAAAAAAACAGTGAATAA
- a CDS encoding DUF2115 domain-containing protein translates to MKAKELFEKLKKELDNFSIYDIMMIRSFIERDAKFLPEKYKNHYIEAMMKYLIETFNEIKKKRVEEIKDEEIDEKKLNEMLNRIERFRKYYTPDEERFINLSKILCPYLAFIAKKPLHPEYLTFPGNVRIIKKGNSYYCPVKNKQLNEYSLCEFCVAKSIDELQN, encoded by the coding sequence ATGAAGGCAAAAGAATTATTTGAAAAATTAAAGAAAGAGCTCGATAATTTTAGCATATATGATATAATGATGATTAGAAGCTTTATTGAGAGGGATGCTAAATTTCTTCCAGAAAAATACAAAAATCATTATATTGAGGCAATGATGAAGTATTTAATTGAGACATTTAACGAGATTAAAAAGAAAAGAGTTGAAGAAATCAAAGATGAAGAAATTGACGAGAAGAAGTTAAATGAGATGCTTAATAGGATTGAGAGGTTTAGAAAATATTATACTCCAGATGAGGAGAGATTTATAAACCTTTCAAAAATTCTTTGCCCATACTTAGCTTTTATTGCTAAAAAGCCATTACATCCGGAGTATTTGACATTTCCCGGAAATGTAAGAATTATTAAAAAAGGTAATAGTTATTACTGCCCAGTTAAGAATAAACAGCTTAACGAATACTCCCTCTGTGAGTTCTGTGTTGCTAAAAGTATTGACGAATTGCAGAATTAG
- a CDS encoding class I SAM-dependent methyltransferase — MREVKDFYDKWKPEDFPNYIKLLMNFADELIFDELKKLLKKFENKEDFLVLDCGCGFGAFYNLTKDFNAIYLDISLNLLKKFKLKERKICANILHLPFKDNTFDLVLCINVLEHVDYLKALNEIKRVLKNNGHLIVVVINRDSLIKEEIFNDFEIFHKPLSVEDFKVNGFKIVYSNSVYFLPSIFKIFPPIILSKIIGYWKPMDKKLSKIFKNKGQFLIIEMVKE; from the coding sequence ATGAGGGAAGTTAAAGATTTTTATGATAAATGGAAACCAGAAGATTTCCCAAATTATATAAAGCTTCTTATGAATTTTGCTGATGAGCTAATTTTTGATGAACTTAAAAAATTATTAAAAAAATTTGAAAATAAAGAAGATTTTTTGGTTTTAGATTGTGGATGTGGCTTTGGAGCTTTTTATAATCTAACAAAAGATTTTAATGCTATATATTTAGATATATCGTTAAATTTACTTAAAAAATTTAAACTCAAAGAGAGAAAGATTTGTGCTAATATCTTACATTTGCCTTTTAAAGATAACACATTTGATTTAGTTTTATGTATAAATGTGTTGGAGCATGTAGATTATTTAAAAGCTCTAAATGAAATAAAAAGGGTTTTAAAAAATAATGGGCATTTAATAGTTGTTGTTATAAATAGAGACAGCTTAATTAAAGAAGAGATTTTTAATGATTTTGAAATCTTTCATAAGCCGTTATCTGTTGAAGATTTTAAGGTAAATGGATTTAAAATTGTCTATTCAAATTCAGTATATTTTTTACCTTCAATTTTTAAGATATTCCCACCAATAATTTTATCAAAAATTATAGGATATTGGAAACCTATGGATAAAAAACTCTCAAAAATTTTTAAAAATAAAGGGCAGTTCTTAATTATTGAGATGGTGAAAGAATAA
- a CDS encoding TIGR00267 family protein: protein MLRVPRSLKPILNRINGEAETRYIVRGLIDGSLSALGVVIGASGSADASVIIAAGLGGGIANGLSNILGAFTAEKASLERERIQKEKSLLKKNGYLKKSIIYKKAIRETMICGLIDGISTTIGSALPVVPFFLFDIKTALYVAIGITIAILFILGVFIGKISKENVVISGIKMVAGALIVAVLCFMVERAF, encoded by the coding sequence GTGTTGAGAGTTCCGCGTAGTCTGAAACCTATACTAAATAGAATAAACGGAGAGGCAGAAACGAGATACATAGTTAGAGGGCTTATTGATGGTTCTCTATCGGCTCTTGGGGTTGTTATTGGTGCGAGTGGTTCAGCTGATGCATCTGTTATTATTGCAGCAGGATTGGGAGGAGGTATAGCCAACGGTTTATCAAATATCCTTGGGGCATTCACTGCTGAAAAGGCATCATTAGAAAGGGAAAGAATACAGAAAGAAAAAAGCCTTTTAAAAAAGAACGGCTATTTAAAGAAGTCAATAATTTACAAAAAAGCTATTAGAGAGACGATGATTTGTGGACTTATTGATGGAATATCAACAACTATTGGTTCAGCACTTCCAGTAGTACCGTTCTTTTTATTTGATATAAAAACAGCTCTATATGTGGCTATAGGTATAACTATAGCCATACTGTTTATATTGGGAGTGTTTATAGGAAAGATTTCTAAGGAGAATGTTGTAATTTCAGGAATAAAGATGGTTGCTGGAGCTTTAATTGTAGCAGTTCTATGCTTTATGGTAGAGAGGGCTTTTTAA
- the hemB gene encoding porphobilinogen synthase, translating to MLIRPRRLRKNQKIRDLVRETVLTKNDLIMPIFVDEHLKGNEKKKINSMPNQYRFSVEGAIEEAKKIADLGIPAVILFGIPKYKDEIASSAYDKNGVVQRTIRGIKEELGDELLVIADCCLCEYTSHGHCGIVKNGKILNDATLPILAKIALSYAEAGVDIVAPSDMMDGRVKAIREVLEENGYDDVAIMSYSAKYASSFYGPFREAAESAPKFGDRKSYQMDIGNAREAMKEIALDIEEGADLILVKPALPYLDIIRMAKDRFDVPIGGYCVSGEYAMVEAAARNGWLDREKVIYEILLSIKRAGADFIITYWAKEVAEKL from the coding sequence ATGTTAATAAGACCAAGGAGATTAAGAAAAAACCAAAAAATTAGAGATTTAGTTAGAGAAACAGTCTTAACAAAAAATGATTTAATAATGCCAATCTTTGTAGATGAACATTTAAAAGGGAATGAAAAAAAGAAGATTAACTCAATGCCGAATCAGTATAGGTTTAGTGTGGAAGGAGCCATAGAAGAAGCTAAGAAGATAGCTGATTTAGGCATTCCAGCTGTAATATTGTTTGGTATTCCAAAATATAAGGATGAAATAGCAAGCTCTGCCTATGACAAAAATGGGGTTGTGCAGAGAACTATAAGGGGAATTAAAGAGGAGTTAGGAGATGAACTTTTGGTTATTGCTGACTGCTGTTTGTGTGAATATACAAGCCATGGACACTGCGGAATAGTTAAAAATGGAAAGATATTAAATGATGCTACCCTCCCTATATTGGCAAAGATAGCTTTATCCTATGCCGAGGCTGGGGTTGATATCGTTGCTCCTTCAGACATGATGGATGGAAGAGTTAAAGCTATAAGAGAGGTTTTAGAGGAAAATGGCTATGATGATGTTGCTATAATGAGCTATTCTGCCAAATATGCATCATCGTTTTATGGGCCTTTTAGGGAGGCTGCTGAAAGTGCTCCAAAGTTTGGAGATAGAAAGAGCTATCAGATGGACATTGGAAATGCAAGAGAAGCAATGAAAGAGATTGCCTTGGATATAGAGGAGGGGGCTGATTTGATTTTGGTTAAGCCGGCTCTACCATACTTAGATATAATAAGGATGGCTAAAGATAGGTTTGATGTGCCTATTGGTGGTTACTGCGTTAGTGGGGAGTATGCAATGGTTGAAGCAGCAGCAAGAAATGGATGGTTAGATAGGGAAAAGGTTATTTATGAAATACTGCTAAGTATAAAAAGGGCTGGAGCTGATTTTATCATTACATATTGGGCTAAGGAGGTTGCTGAAAAATTATAG
- a CDS encoding methanogenesis marker 2 protein produces MDLKRVVDEIRNFEGILRKVAIKDVVETFDFDDEDYEFNIIVDFGDDAAVIGIDGDNAILLAADGIWGKLLEADPWWAGYCSVLVNCKDIAAMGGKCIGMTNIISIRDKDICREVLKGVKDGVKKFGVPMVGGHTHPDAMCNVLDVSITGIAKKDCILRSDNAKIGDKIIFAYDLVGQIYKSFPLNWDTTTMKSKKLVKAQMDALVYIAENKLANSCKDISNPGAIGTLGMLLEVSRKGGVVDITKIPKPEEIDLIHWLKVYPGSGYVLTAKEENFKEIRDIFEDVEMTAEICGEVIAEKKLYITDGEKKELIFDFEKEFICGC; encoded by the coding sequence ATGGATTTAAAAAGGGTTGTTGATGAGATAAGAAACTTTGAAGGGATTTTAAGAAAGGTAGCTATTAAAGATGTTGTTGAAACGTTTGATTTTGATGATGAGGATTACGAATTCAACATTATTGTTGATTTTGGTGATGATGCTGCAGTTATAGGCATAGATGGAGATAACGCCATTTTGTTAGCTGCCGATGGTATTTGGGGAAAGCTTTTAGAAGCAGACCCGTGGTGGGCTGGTTACTGCTCTGTCTTAGTTAATTGTAAGGATATAGCGGCAATGGGAGGAAAGTGCATAGGGATGACCAATATAATCAGCATAAGAGATAAAGATATCTGCAGAGAGGTTTTAAAAGGAGTTAAAGATGGAGTAAAAAAGTTTGGCGTGCCAATGGTTGGAGGGCACACACATCCAGATGCTATGTGTAATGTTTTAGATGTTTCTATAACTGGAATTGCTAAAAAAGATTGTATATTGAGAAGTGATAATGCAAAAATTGGAGATAAAATAATCTTTGCCTATGACTTGGTTGGGCAGATTTATAAATCATTTCCATTAAATTGGGACACAACAACCATGAAATCAAAGAAATTAGTTAAAGCCCAGATGGATGCTTTAGTTTATATTGCAGAGAATAAGTTAGCTAACTCATGTAAAGATATCAGTAATCCAGGAGCTATTGGAACTTTGGGTATGTTGTTAGAGGTTTCAAGGAAAGGGGGAGTTGTTGATATAACTAAAATCCCTAAACCAGAGGAGATTGATTTAATCCACTGGCTTAAGGTTTATCCAGGTAGTGGATATGTTTTAACTGCAAAGGAAGAGAACTTCAAAGAGATTAGAGATATTTTTGAAGATGTGGAGATGACAGCAGAGATTTGTGGAGAAGTTATAGCTGAAAAGAAATTGTATATTACTGATGGTGAAAAGAAAGAGCTTATTTTTGATTTTGAGAAAGAGTTTATCTGTGGCTGTTGA
- a CDS encoding NAD(P)/FAD-dependent oxidoreductase — translation MTVKIAVVGGGPAGRTSAMYLAKNGFDVDLFERDKIGGTCLNYGCTYITGLREMADIVNNLSILNGKKVHLEKIISFKELQEKINKIQNRIRNKLEEETKNLGVNIKYRVFKEKDRENYDYIVYATGRNYPTSYNGYEVLTHKDIPNLRELPEDILIIGGGTVGVEYASIFSDFGCNVVLYTRSKILKEIKDEEIRDYLMKKVINFKITNDEEELKKLLKNEDYTKILAIGGKGRFETDEYLRVLNEEKVYACGDCVINKGGNTPISRMEGRVVAQNIYNEINNNSLIKPNYELIPKTIRLSLTISYVGKQTNEYKIIRSCVGKGNFFKVLHGVGINKIYYEDGKIVGAIIMTPCAEILPYFTQLIKGIDVYNNFMEVHPSTDIFYKEFRG, via the coding sequence ATGACAGTAAAAATAGCTGTTGTTGGAGGAGGACCAGCAGGAAGAACATCGGCTATGTATTTGGCAAAAAATGGATTTGATGTCGATTTATTTGAGAGGGATAAGATAGGAGGAACTTGCTTAAATTATGGATGCACTTATATAACGGGGCTTAGAGAGATGGCTGACATTGTAAATAATTTGAGTATTTTAAATGGAAAAAAAGTTCATTTGGAAAAAATAATATCATTTAAAGAGCTACAGGAAAAGATAAACAAAATCCAAAATAGAATTAGGAACAAATTAGAAGAAGAAACAAAAAATTTAGGAGTAAATATAAAATACAGAGTATTTAAAGAAAAAGATAGAGAAAATTATGACTATATTGTTTATGCAACTGGAAGGAATTATCCAACTTCTTATAATGGATATGAGGTTTTAACTCACAAAGATATTCCAAATTTAAGAGAACTGCCAGAAGATATTTTAATTATTGGTGGTGGGACAGTAGGGGTTGAATATGCCTCAATATTTTCTGATTTTGGCTGTAATGTTGTTTTATATACAAGGTCCAAGATTCTGAAGGAGATTAAGGATGAGGAAATTAGAGATTATCTTATGAAGAAAGTTATAAACTTTAAAATAACTAATGATGAAGAAGAACTTAAAAAGCTCTTAAAAAATGAGGATTATACAAAAATCTTAGCTATTGGTGGAAAAGGTAGATTTGAGACGGATGAATATTTAAGAGTTTTAAATGAAGAGAAGGTTTATGCCTGTGGGGATTGTGTAATAAATAAAGGAGGAAATACACCAATCTCAAGAATGGAGGGGAGAGTAGTAGCTCAGAACATCTACAATGAGATAAACAATAATTCCCTAATAAAGCCAAATTATGAACTAATTCCAAAAACTATAAGGCTGTCTCTCACTATCTCTTATGTAGGAAAGCAAACAAATGAGTATAAAATAATAAGAAGCTGTGTTGGAAAAGGCAATTTCTTCAAAGTTTTACATGGAGTAGGGATAAATAAAATCTACTATGAAGATGGAAAGATTGTTGGGGCTATAATTATGACACCTTGTGCTGAGATTCTTCCATATTTCACCCAGTTAATTAAGGGGATAGATGTTTATAACAACTTCATGGAGGTTCATCCATCAACTGACATCTTTTACAAAGAGTTTAGAGGTTAA
- a CDS encoding phosphoglycerate kinase, whose amino-acid sequence MFLTLDDFNFDEKRVVLRVDINCPIDPNTGEILDDKRIREIKNTITELINKNAKVVILAHQSRPGKKDFTTLKNHAKVLSEVIGKEVEYIDEVIGSTAREAIINMRCGDVILLENIRFYSEEVLSDWKKWKDITPKKQAETNLIKRLAPLFDYFVNDAFAAAHRAQPSLVGFSYYMPMIAGRLMEKEVGILSKVLENPERPCVYVLGGAKADDSIRVMKNVLENGTADKVLTSGIVANIFLVAMGYDLGVNEKVIENLGLKSQIEIAKELLDKFEDKIVVPIDVALNIDEERVEADLNKDEKVEHLINDIGEKTIKLYSEIINEANTIVANGPAGVFEKEAFAKGTEELLKAIANSKGFSVIGGGHLSAAAELFGIADKIDHVSTGGGATLDFLAGEKLPVIEMLKESYKKYKGR is encoded by the coding sequence ATGTTTTTGACGTTGGATGACTTTAATTTTGATGAGAAAAGAGTAGTTTTGAGAGTAGATATAAACTGTCCAATAGACCCAAATACAGGAGAGATTTTAGATGATAAGAGGATTAGGGAGATTAAGAACACAATTACAGAGCTTATAAACAAAAATGCTAAGGTTGTTATCTTAGCCCACCAAAGTAGGCCAGGGAAGAAAGATTTCACAACATTAAAAAATCATGCCAAAGTGTTGTCAGAGGTTATTGGAAAAGAGGTTGAGTATATTGATGAAGTTATAGGCTCTACAGCGAGAGAAGCAATAATTAATATGAGATGTGGAGATGTCATTTTATTAGAAAACATTAGGTTTTATTCTGAAGAAGTTTTAAGTGATTGGAAAAAATGGAAGGACATTACACCAAAAAAACAGGCAGAGACAAATTTAATTAAAAGATTAGCTCCTCTTTTCGATTATTTTGTTAATGATGCCTTTGCAGCTGCACACAGGGCTCAACCATCATTAGTTGGTTTTTCCTATTATATGCCAATGATTGCTGGAAGATTGATGGAGAAAGAAGTAGGAATTTTATCAAAAGTTTTAGAGAATCCAGAAAGGCCTTGCGTTTATGTTTTAGGTGGAGCTAAAGCAGATGACTCAATAAGAGTTATGAAAAATGTTTTAGAGAATGGAACAGCAGATAAGGTTTTAACCTCAGGAATTGTTGCTAATATCTTCCTTGTAGCTATGGGGTATGATTTAGGAGTTAATGAAAAAGTTATTGAAAATCTTGGATTGAAAAGCCAGATAGAGATTGCTAAAGAGTTGTTAGATAAATTTGAAGATAAAATTGTTGTCCCTATTGATGTAGCTCTAAATATTGATGAGGAGAGAGTTGAAGCTGATTTAAATAAAGATGAAAAAGTAGAGCATTTAATTAATGATATTGGAGAAAAAACTATTAAGCTTTACAGTGAAATTATTAATGAGGCAAATACCATTGTAGCTAACGGTCCTGCTGGTGTGTTTGAGAAAGAGGCATTTGCAAAAGGTACTGAAGAGTTGTTGAAAGCAATAGCTAACTCAAAAGGATTTTCTGTTATTGGAGGAGGGCATTTATCTGCTGCAGCTGAGTTATTTGGCATTGCTGATAAAATAGACCATGTCAGTACAGGAGGTGGAGCTACCTTAGATTTCTTAGCTGGAGAAAAGTTGCCAGTAATTGAGATGCTTAAGGAATCATATAAGAAGTATAAGGGGCGATAA
- a CDS encoding RraA family protein has protein sequence MNILKNFSVPNLCDAGAKPLKGIKPILDNQKIVFGEAITVKISYNDWGTLIKAISFAKNKIIVAEVVGEGKYETAVWGGLASLNAKIKGVRGVVIDGCVRDVEDIKALKFPVFAKNFCPNAGKPLNLGEINVAVNCGGVVVEPGDIVIGDCNGVAVIKKSSLQEVIENAKNIKEKERKIKERILRGQDLRDILNLE, from the coding sequence ATGAACATCTTAAAAAATTTTTCAGTCCCTAACTTATGTGATGCTGGAGCTAAGCCGTTAAAGGGCATTAAACCTATTTTAGATAATCAAAAGATTGTTTTTGGTGAGGCTATAACTGTAAAAATAAGCTATAATGACTGGGGGACTTTAATTAAAGCTATAAGCTTTGCTAAAAATAAAATTATTGTTGCAGAGGTTGTTGGAGAAGGAAAATATGAAACAGCAGTTTGGGGAGGTTTAGCTTCACTAAATGCCAAAATTAAGGGAGTTAGAGGGGTTGTTATAGACGGATGTGTTAGGGATGTTGAGGATATAAAAGCTCTAAAGTTCCCAGTTTTTGCAAAAAATTTCTGCCCAAATGCAGGAAAACCTTTAAATCTTGGAGAGATAAATGTTGCTGTGAATTGTGGTGGAGTTGTGGTTGAGCCAGGAGATATAGTTATTGGAGATTGCAATGGAGTGGCAGTTATAAAAAAATCCTCTCTTCAAGAGGTTATTGAGAATGCTAAAAATATAAAGGAGAAAGAAAGAAAAATTAAAGAAAGGATATTAAGAGGGCAAGATTTAAGAGATATCTTAAACTTAGAATAA
- a CDS encoding FAD-dependent oxidoreductase: MRAVIIGSGAAGLTTASTIRKYNKDMEIVVITKEKDIAYSPCAIPYVIEGAIKSFDDIIMHTPEDYKRERNIDILTETTVVDVDSKNNKIKCIDKDGNEFDMDYDYLVLATGAEPFIPPIEGKDLEGVFKVRTIGDGRAILKYIEENDCKKVAVVGAGAIGLEMAYGLKCRGLDVLVIEMAPQVLPRFLDPDMAEIVQKYLEREGIKIILSKPLEKIVGKEKVEGVCVDKKLYDVDMVIMATGVRPNIELAKKAGCKIGRFAIEVNEKMQTSIPNIYAVGDCVEVIDFITGEKTLSPFGTTAVRQGKVAGKNIAGVEAKFYPVLNSAVSKIGELEIGGTGLTAFSANLKRIPIVIGRTKALTRARYYPGGKEIEIKMIFNEDGRVVGCQIVGGERVAERIDAMSIAIFKGVTAEELANMEFCYAPPVSMVHEPLSLAAEDALKKLEK; encoded by the coding sequence ATGAGAGCTGTAATTATAGGAAGTGGAGCTGCTGGATTAACAACAGCATCAACGATAAGAAAATACAACAAAGATATGGAAATTGTTGTAATAACAAAAGAAAAAGACATTGCCTACTCACCATGTGCAATTCCCTATGTTATTGAAGGGGCAATAAAAAGCTTTGATGACATAATTATGCACACACCAGAGGACTACAAAAGAGAGAGAAACATCGATATATTAACTGAAACGACAGTTGTAGATGTTGATTCAAAAAATAACAAGATAAAATGCATAGATAAAGATGGAAATGAGTTTGATATGGATTACGATTACTTAGTCTTAGCAACTGGGGCTGAGCCTTTTATTCCTCCAATTGAAGGTAAAGATTTAGAAGGAGTTTTTAAGGTTAGAACTATTGGAGATGGTAGAGCTATATTAAAATACATTGAAGAAAATGACTGCAAAAAAGTTGCAGTTGTTGGAGCTGGGGCTATTGGATTAGAGATGGCCTATGGTTTAAAATGCAGAGGTTTAGATGTATTAGTTATTGAAATGGCTCCGCAAGTGTTACCAAGATTCTTAGACCCAGATATGGCAGAGATAGTTCAAAAGTATTTGGAGAGAGAAGGAATTAAGATTATATTATCAAAACCATTGGAGAAGATTGTTGGTAAGGAGAAAGTTGAAGGAGTTTGTGTTGATAAAAAGTTATATGATGTTGATATGGTTATTATGGCTACTGGTGTAAGGCCAAATATTGAATTGGCTAAAAAAGCTGGCTGTAAAATAGGAAGATTTGCAATTGAGGTAAATGAGAAGATGCAAACCTCTATCCCAAACATATATGCTGTTGGAGACTGTGTAGAGGTTATAGATTTTATAACTGGAGAGAAAACACTATCTCCATTTGGAACAACTGCTGTAAGGCAGGGTAAAGTTGCCGGTAAGAACATAGCTGGAGTTGAGGCAAAGTTCTACCCAGTTTTAAACTCTGCTGTTAGTAAAATAGGAGAGTTAGAGATTGGAGGGACTGGATTAACTGCCTTCTCTGCCAATTTAAAAAGAATTCCAATAGTTATTGGTAGAACCAAGGCATTAACAAGGGCAAGATACTATCCAGGAGGAAAGGAGATTGAGATAAAGATGATATTCAATGAAGATGGTAGAGTAGTTGGATGCCAAATTGTTGGTGGAGAGAGGGTTGCTGAAAGGATAGATGCTATGTCCATAGCAATATTTAAAGGAGTTACTGCAGAGGAGCTTGCAAATATGGAGTTCTGTTATGCTCCACCAGTTTCTATGGTGCATGAGCCATTGTCTTTAGCTGCAGAAGATGCTTTAAAAAAGCTTGAAAAATAA
- the cutA gene encoding divalent-cation tolerance protein CutA, with protein MIVIYTTFPDWESAEKVVNALLERKLIACANLREHKALYWWEGKIEEDNEIGAILKTDDDKWEEVKNVIKELHPYSTPLIMKMDVEDVNEEYIKWLKDVVG; from the coding sequence ATGATTGTTATATATACAACATTTCCAGATTGGGAAAGTGCTGAAAAAGTAGTTAATGCTCTTCTTGAGAGAAAGCTAATAGCATGTGCAAATTTAAGAGAGCATAAGGCATTATATTGGTGGGAAGGGAAGATTGAGGAAGATAATGAAATAGGAGCTATTTTAAAGACAGATGATGATAAATGGGAAGAGGTAAAAAATGTTATTAAGGAATTGCACCCTTACTCAACCCCCTTAATTATGAAGATGGATGTTGAAGATGTGAATGAGGAGTATATAAAATGGCTAAAGGATGTTGTTGGATAA